The Alphaproteobacteria bacterium genome includes a window with the following:
- a CDS encoding thiamine pyrophosphate-dependent enzyme, producing MAKAASKSKDTLPSAAPTGKENNPKLLLEYYRDMQLIRRFEEKAGQLYGMGLIGGFCHLYIGQEAVVVGMQHCLKKGDAVITSYRDHGHMLATGMEANGIMAELTGRRDGFSKGKGGSMHMFSEENRFYGGHGIVGAQVPLGAGIAFALKYKKTDNICLTYFGDGSANQGQVYEAFNMAALWKLPVVFIIENNQYAMGTAVQRSTSTPDFY from the coding sequence ATGGCTAAAGCTGCCAGTAAATCAAAAGATACGCTACCTTCTGCTGCCCCAACGGGCAAAGAAAATAATCCCAAGCTATTGTTAGAATATTACCGCGACATGCAGTTGATTCGCCGCTTTGAAGAAAAAGCCGGACAACTCTATGGCATGGGATTAATCGGAGGCTTCTGCCACCTATATATAGGTCAAGAAGCTGTAGTAGTTGGCATGCAACACTGCCTGAAAAAGGGCGATGCTGTGATCACCAGCTACCGCGACCACGGGCATATGCTAGCCACCGGCATGGAAGCGAATGGCATTATGGCTGAGCTAACCGGACGCCGCGATGGTTTTTCTAAAGGCAAGGGCGGATCAATGCACATGTTCTCGGAAGAAAATCGCTTTTACGGCGGGCATGGCATTGTGGGCGCGCAGGTTCCACTGGGGGCAGGTATTGCATTTGCACTCAAATACAAAAAGACCGATAATATTTGCCTGACATATTTTGGCGATGGCTCTGCCAATCAAGGGCAGGTCTATGAAGCCTTTAATATGGCAGCCTTATGGAAGCTTCCTGTAGTATTTATTATTGAGAATAATCAATATGCTATGGGTACGGCGGTACAGCGCTCTACTTCTACGCCCGATTTTTATA
- a CDS encoding septum formation initiator family protein yields the protein MLCKRFSIEDMSLKRFLGPLFFSAAVCYLAFHALNGERGLYAYLKQSRNLEVSQQKLAKFSHERKSLENRVHLLSDDSLDLDLLDEQARRILGTSNKQEIVVILDPKG from the coding sequence ATGTTATGTAAACGCTTCAGTATTGAAGACATGAGTCTGAAAAGGTTTTTAGGGCCTTTATTTTTCAGTGCCGCCGTGTGCTACCTTGCATTTCATGCGCTTAATGGCGAACGCGGGCTTTATGCCTATCTCAAACAGTCACGTAATTTAGAAGTAAGTCAGCAAAAACTGGCTAAATTCTCGCATGAACGAAAGTCGTTGGAAAATCGCGTGCATTTGTTGAGCGATGATTCTCTCGATTTGGATTTACTTGACGAACAGGCGCGGCGTATTCTTGGCACAAGCAATAAACAAGAAATTGTGGTTATTCTGGATCCTAAGGGCTGA